In Lodderomyces elongisporus chromosome 1, complete sequence, a genomic segment contains:
- the ECM3 gene encoding Protein M3 — MSDASDSLSLSLVIYSAVKPIFKIYFIIALGFMLAKRNILTVTTCRDISDTIVTVIMPCLIFNNMVSYLKSSDIKNVGIIIFTAILLFLVGGLLGYTTHLVTRSPKRWLGGIISVGIFPNISDLPIAYMQTFSKGGKIFTTTEGNTGVAYICIFLMGMTLFQFTFGLYRLIEWDFRDELLKGEDVEKTISSSSSGEKINEGNEEHNRRNHNQHSHDNNEHEQEQEQEQEHSHSDNDKNKDMLETQPTRSRDQPRPIVERAGESSRSLAVLSTTDSESISSEVSAKQAKRNNQPQNRTEIENEEEQRQHEQFLKARAKRHNNSESHESTPIIRTPSLYSSSSRRHRGSIGSLTENPYGLELIHSRNSDLRRQPSQNVDDVINEYSEFDQLRNIELEKSKSLHNDEESQNEVAHIESKFRSYARKMLHNILQPTSVSLLASIAICMSPPLKALFVPTTFYMPNAPDGQPPLSFVIDLASYIGAASVPLGLLLLGATLARLQVKKLVPGFWKTALMITAARLIIIPIFGVGVTTGMYKGGWYGSDKLVRFVSVLEFGLPNATSLVYFTAFYTDPTSDEHLQMDCLAVCLISQYLILWFTLPFLITFTMKVSMGL, encoded by the coding sequence atgtcagATGCATCAGATAGCTTATCTTTAAGCTTGGTGATCTACTCAGCGGTCAAACCCATCTTTAAGATCTACTTTATCATAGCATTAGGATTCATGTTGGCGAAAAGAAATATTCTTACAGTGACAACATGTCGAGATATTTCAGACACAATTGTCACTGTAATCATGCCCTGTTTGATCTTCAACAATATGGTGTCATATCTAAAATCATCAGATATTAAGAATGTAGGTATAATCATCTTCACCGctatattattattcctTGTGGGTGGGTTATTAGGATACACTACACATCTTGTTACCAGGTCACCGAAAAGATGGCTTGGTGGAATCATCTCTGTAGGAATCTTTCCCAACATCTCGGACTTGCCAATTGCATATATGCAAACATTTAGCAAAGGTGGAAAAATCTTTACTACAACGGAAGGAAACACAGGTGTTGCGTAcatttgtatatttttaaTGGGGATGACCTTATTCCAATTTACGTTTGGGTTGTACCGGTTGATAGAATGGGATTTTCGAGATGAACTATTGAAGGGAGAAGATGTAGAAAAGAcaatttcatcatcgtctCTGGGCGAAAAAATCAACGAAGGCAATGAGGAACATAATCGCCGTAATCATAATCAACATAGCCATGATAATAATGAGCATGAGCAAGAGCAGGAGCAAGAACAGGAGCATAGCCATAGCGATAATGATAAGAATAAGGACATGCTTGAGACACAACCTACACGATCTCGGGACCAGCCGAGACCCATCGTGGAACGAGCTGGAGAAAGTTCAAGATCATTGGCAGTTCTTAGCACAACAGATCTGGAGTCGATATCCAGTGAAGTCTCTGccaaacaagcaaaaagaaacaatcaACCTCAGAATCGAACTGAAAtcgaaaatgaagaagagcaaagaCAACATGAACAATTCTTGAAAGCAAGAGCAAAGAGACATAATAATTCTGAAAGTCACGAGTCAACACCAATTATTCGAACACCAAGCTTATACTCTTCATCGTCAAGGCGGCATCGAGGCTCGATCGGATCACTTACTGAAAACCCATATGGTCTAGAGTTGATTCACTCGAGAAATTCAGACTTGAGAAGACAACCTTCGCAAAACGTTGATGATGTGATTAACGAATATTCTGAATTTGACCAGCTTCGAAACATCGAGCTTGAAAAATCCAAATCATTGCATAACGATGAAGAATCTCAAAATGAAGTAGCTCATATTGAGTCTAAGTTTAGACTGTATGCAAGAAAAATGTTACATAACATCCTCCAGCCCACGTCTGTAAGTCTTCTTGCATCTATTGCTATATGCATGTCACCACCGCTCAAGGCATTATTTGTGCCAACTACTTTTTATATGCCTAACGCACCTGATGGACAACCACCTTTATCATTTGTTATTGATTTGGCAAGTTACATTGGTGCTGCTTCCGTTCCTTTGGGTTTGCTCCTTTTAGGTGCAACATTAGCTAGATTGCAAGTGAAAAAACTCGTCCCCgggttttggaaaactgCATTGATGATCACTGCAGCAAGATTGATTATCATTCCAATCTTTGGAGTTGGCGTGACAACAGGGATGTATAAGGGAGGATGGTACGGCTCCGATAAACTAGTCAGATTTGTTAGTGTGCTAGAGTTTGGCCTCCCAAATGCTACATCATTGGTTTATTTCACCGCTTTTTATACTGACCCAACAAGCGACGAACATCTACAAATGGATTGTCTTGCCGTATGCTTGATCTCTCAGTATTTGATACTTTGGTTTACCTTGCCATTTCTAATTACTTTTACTATGAAAGTTTCTATGGGTTTATAG